CAGATCGCCAGCAATGCGGGCCATGACGGCGCCGTCGTCTCGGGCAAGTTGCTCGATCAGGACGACACCTCGTTCGGCTTCAACGCCTCGACCGACGTGTACGAGAACCTCGTCGCAGCCGGCGTGATCGACCCGACCAAGGTCGTCCGCACCGCGCTGCAGAACGCGGCCTCGGTCGCCGGCCTGCTGATCACGACCGAAGCGGCCGTGAGCGAGCTGCCGGAAGACAAGCCTGCCATGCCCATGGGCGGCGGCGGCATGGGCGGCATGGGCGGCATGGACTTCTAAGTCCACGTCCCTCGTACCGACCGTGACAGGAAGGGCCGGAGCAGCGATGCTCCGGCCCTTTCCGTGTCCGCGGCGGATGGCGGGCTCAGCTGGCGGTGGCGGCGTCTTCGTACAGTTCGAGCGGCAGGCCGTCCGGGTCGGCGAAGAAGGTGAATTTCTGCCCGGTATATTCGTCGATCCGCACCGGCTCGGTCGACACGCCGAGCCCCTCCAGACGTGCGACCTCGGCGGCGATGTCGGGCACGGCGAAAGCGAGATGGCGCAGCCCGCAGGCTTCGGGATAGCTGGGGCGCGGCGGCGGATCGGGGAAGGAGAACAGCTCGATCGCGGCGTTGCCGGCATCGAGATCGCATTTCCACGATGACCGCGCCTCCCGGAAGATCTCCCGGATCACCGGGAAGCCCAGTATCTCCGAATAGAAGTGGCGGGAACGCTCATAGTCCGAGCAGATGATCGCGATGTGGTGGATGCTGCGCATCGCCGCTGATTAGCAGGACGCCCGCGCCGCGCCATCTCAGATAGACGATGGTCTGAGAAGCGGCCTCGCGACCACCGGGCTTAATCCATTTCTTAAGCATCGGGCGCATCCGCTGGGCGAAAGCGGAGAGGCGTTGATGTGGTACGATCTTCATCTGGACCGGGCCGGCCGGCGGATGCATTTTCGAGGAAGCGGCATATGGGATGCCGACATCGCCCATCATTTCGTGAAGGACATGACGCATGTCCGGGAATGGGCGCTGGGCAGCGATGCGCCGATTGCGATCCTCAGCGATCTCTCCGGCCTGTCGGTACATGCGCAGGAGATTTCCGCGATCGTGGGCGGCGGCGCGAACCAGCTGCGCGATCTGCCGCTTCATCGCTACGCGATGATCGTGCCGAGCTTCCTGATGCGGATGCAGGTCCGCCGTATCGATCCGTTTCCGCAGCGCCGGCTTTTCCAGAGCGTCCCCGGGGCGCTCGATTGGCTGGATTGGGCGGATCTGATCCCGTCCGCCGGCCGTGAGCATGCGCCCGGCACCTGGGGCGTGCCCACGGGATGGGGGTATCCCGACGGTCTCGTCGGTGGCGGGCATCGCCATGTGGCGTGATGCGCGTGCCGGCATCGGGGACATGCCCAGCGTGACGTGAATCCGCCGCGATCGCCCGATCGCGATTCCCGACGTCGGCGGGCGGCCGATGCGCAAGGCCTGCTCTCACCCAGACAGCAAAGACCCGGACAGCAAAAAGGCCGCGGCGCCGGATGGGGCGCGCGCGGCCTTCCTGTTCGCCGATCGGGCGCGAGGCCCGATCGAGGCGATCACATCGCGTTGGTCGTCGCGGCGTTGTCCACGGCGGCGGCCGAGTTGTCGGTCGCGTCGGCAGTGGCAGCGTTCACGTCGGCAATCGCGTCGTTGGCAGCCGCGTTCAGATCGGCCGAAACGTCGGCGTTGTTGGCGGCGTCGGTCTTCGGCTTGCAAGCCACAACACCCATGGCAACCGCGACGATGAGCGGCAGCGCGACAATCTTCTTCATTTGCGTCTCTTCCCTGATGACGGAGCACTGGACTGGCTTACCGGGTGCAAACTCAGCAAGCCCCCCAAGCCGGTTCGTGGCCTAGCGTTTCCCAAGCGATGTTGCAATGCCGAGCATGTTACAGGTCTATTGCGGCGTTCCACCCTGGGGCGGCGGCGAAGCGGGCGTCGCTGCGTTGCCGGCATCGGCGGGAGCCGCACTATTGCCGGCATCCGTCGGCCCGAGATCGTCGAGTGCCGCGTTGAGCGCGGCATCGTCGCCGCCGCTATTGGCGCTGTCGCCGTCGCGATCCTCGATCTGGGCCTGGCGATGCTGGAGATAGGCCGACCGCGCGACCGCATAGGAATCGGCGCTGCTGTCGAGCAGGGCATCGGCGCCGCTGTCGATCAGGTTGGCCCGCGCATCGACGAATTCGAAGGCGGTAAGCCCTGCCGCCGGCCAGAAGC
This genomic window from Sphingomonas abietis contains:
- the gloA2 gene encoding SMU1112c/YaeR family gloxylase I-like metalloprotein, encoding MRSIHHIAIICSDYERSRHFYSEILGFPVIREIFREARSSWKCDLDAGNAAIELFSFPDPPPRPSYPEACGLRHLAFAVPDIAAEVARLEGLGVSTEPVRIDEYTGQKFTFFADPDGLPLELYEDAATAS